From the Clostridium cagae genome, the window TCAAAAAAATCAGCACCTTGACCTACTTCTTCATCTGGAGTAAATCCTACACAAATTTTTCCATGAGGTATATTTTCATTCATTATAATTTCACATGCAGTAAGTATTTCAGCAATCCCTGCTTTATCATCAGCTCCAAGTAATGTTGTTCCATCTGTTGTAATAAGTGTTCTTCCTTTTAAAGTTTTTAGATCTGGAAATCTTTCTGGAGATAATATGCTATTATTTCCTTTTAATATAACATCTCCACCATCATAATTTTCAATCACTTGAGGGTTTACATTTTCTCCACATGCAGCTGGTGCTGTATCCATATGAGCTATAAGTCCTATACTATTTTTATCTTCATAGCCTTTAGTCGCTGGAATAAATCCATAAACATAGCAATGTTCATCACATCTAACCTCATTAAAACCAAGTTCTTTCATTTCTTCTACAAGTATATTTGCTAAATCAAATTGTCTTTTTGTTGTTGGATGCGTTGAAGAATTTTCATCTGATGTAGTATATACCTTTACATATTTTAATAAACGTTCATAAGCTTTCATTTAAATTACCTTCTTCCTTAATAATATAATGTTATACTTGTTGCTCTTTAATATTTTCATACTATACTTAGAAATTTTTAATATAACATTTTGTTTAACTAATAATATTTTCATATTGCTTTATATAATTATTATCATCTAAATATTACTTTTCTTCAATATTTTCCTCTAAATAAGATTAATATAAATTCTCATTTTAACTATATTTCCCAATCCTACTATATGCTGATTTAGAAATTTCAATACTCCTAAAATGTTCATCATAATACATAGTGATATTTTCAAGTTTTTCTTCTAATATTAATGTAGAATTTCCAAAGCAAAATTTTGTATTGGGATAAGCAATTGTAGCACTTATTCGTCCAGACTTAGGAACTTTTAAAGCTGTAGCTACACAAGCACTACTCCCTACAACTCCTACACTTATATTGCCTTGTGCGTCTAAAAATCCACCTCTAGCAACTGAATTAGGTTTAGCAAATATTATATCTTTCATAGCATTTAAATAAGAAGTATATTCTCCATTGCCATTTATTATAATATTTCCTGTAGATTTTATATAGCAATCCTGACAATAATTCAATTTTACATCTAAAGGAACTATAATATTTTTATTATAGTATTCTAATTCATCATCTAATATATTATTAAAATTATTTAATTGTCTCATAGAATTTAAATCGAGCATACCATTCATAAGAACCTTATCTCTAATTAGATCTACTAATTTGTTATATCTTATTTTATTTTTTATATTAGTTGATACTATATCTAAAGATAGCTTTTTAAATTCTTTAAATTTAGTGTCTATTACTAAGTTTAATGTTGTTCTAAAATCCATTTTCATATTTTCTGAATTTGCTTGTTTCATAATATTAATTATTGATAAAACATTTTCCTTGTATAAACTTAATAACTCATAATAATCTTTTTTTTGCATATCAATTTGGCCACATAAAATCTTAGAACTAATTGCACTTCCTAAAATGGTAATTTCTCCGCCAGTAACTACGTTAGATGTATTTACATTATGACTTACATCTAAAGAACCACCAGCATTAACACTCATATTATCATCAACGTTATTATAAACTTCAATATCACCACAAAAAGTAATATTGCATGTTTCCATATTTACACTTTCCACAGAAAAAACTGTATTAACTCCAATACTTCTATTTAATATGTGTGCTTTTCCATCTATTAATGCTATAACATCATTATTTTCTATTTTACACCCTTTGGATGTTTTTATTGGTTCATTTCTTATATAATCTTTTTTAACAACTTGTCCAAGTACATTCATCCCATCTTTTCCAAGAACCTCTGGGATTATTTCAGCTATTTTATCTCCAGCCTTAACATTTGAAATTCTAAATAAATTCTTATAATCTATTTTTTCTTTTGAGTCAAAATCCGGAAAAAACATTTTAGTTGGTGTAAATAAAGGTTTTATTTCTGATGGTATATCTGTTATAGGCTCATCTCCTTTAGCAACAAGAATTTCTTTTTCTTTACTTTCTGATGCAATCTTTAAAGCCTCTTCATCTATACCATATACAACACCCCTTTCTCTTAATATCTTCTTTAATTCAGATATATTAAAAGGTTCTGGATGCTTTTCATTTATTACTTCAGTAGTTAAAACTAAGTTTAAAACACACTCTTTGTCTTTAAGTCCATATTCTATCTTAGGTGCATAATTTACTGTCACAAAAGCCTTCATTTTATCTCTAGCTATATTAACTGCAGCTGCCCTTACTTCTTCTGTACTTATACTTTTACACTCTATATCATCCTTTGAAGTAACTTCATAAGTATTATTTACTTTGCAAAGTTTTTTGTTGATATATACTTTTATCTTGTCACATACTTTTATAGTTATAGGCCCATTTTCAATAGAGCACATCTCATTATCAATCTCATCTTGTATTATTATCTTTCTATTAACAATTTTAGCTCCAAATTCCATTTATTATTAATCCCCCAATTAATTTTAATCCTTTTCATTAGTTTTATATCTATTTATAAATTTCATAGTATCTTTCTCGTTGTTTTTAACATATCTTATTTTTTCAAGTATCCATAAAAATCCTATGAATACCTTACTATTTACATTTAAAAAAAATATTTCTACATGTAAAACTTAATTAAATAGATTTTATTACCTAATTATTCCTTTTATTGTATTATATCAAAAAAATCACATAATATATGCTGATTATTTATGTATATAAAAAAATAATCAGCATATATTAAATCATAAGCAAGTTGACATAAAAAAATATAATGTTGAGAGGTTAAGTAGATATGGACTTAATGTATATTAAATATAAAAACAACATGAGATCAACTATTATAAAAGATGGTAATGAATTGATTAAAAGTGAATCTAAAATAATACCTTTGAGAGCTAAAGAAAAAATCAAAGAGTCTAAAGATTATTGTAATAATACATCAAATAAAATAAATGATGATAAAACTAATGAACAAATCACTAATTTTTTCTTTAATGCAATTCATAAAAACTACTTAGCTAATAAAAAAAGATTTTAAAAATAGACTATATTTTAGTAAAGTGTTGATACATTTATAAACAAATTGGACAAAGTATTTGAACTTGGGAATACTAAAAATAATATAAAAACTGCCCTAAAATGATTATTAATACTCTATTTAGGGCAGTTTACATTATATATATTTTGTTAATTAATAGTTCGGTTCATCTAGATATATATATCCATATAAATCTTGTGTATTATATAATTCTCTATACTTAAACAGTGATCCATGCCAAGATGATTCTGATATATATACTTTACCATTTTCTATTTTTTCAATTACCGCAACATGACCAAATCCACCTGAACCTACTAAAGATGGTTTCCATACTGCTAACGCTCCTACTCTAGGTTTATCTCCAGTTTTATATTTACCAGTATTAAGATTAGATTGCCACCATTCATAACCATTGCCTAAAAATTTTGCATCAACCGGTGCTTGTCCCGTAAGTTCCCATATGCGTCCCCATGCATACCATGTGCAGTTTCCTACAATAGGACTTCCATCATCCTTTAAAAATGGCGGTGAAAGTTTTACTTTATAAAATATATTATTATTAGAATAATAATATTTGTTATCCGAAGCTGGCGGTGCTGTTCTTTCTTCACCAAGTTCTACGTTTAACCCTTCATCTAAATCTTCATTATCATCATTCACTATTTCATCATCATCACTTATAAGTTTTATCCACTCACTACTTGACCATCCTGTTAAATCATTATATGAAATTTTATAGAAACCATTTACTTCATTGCCTATAACCTTTACTTTGCTTTTCTTAGGTACAGTTCCCAATATATTTGATGAAGCTGATGGTTCTTCTCTTACATTTAATGGTGAGCTTTCTGTTATAACATATCCTTTTCTAATCTCATCAGAGCTTGTCTCATCACTTTCAATTGAATTAGATATTTCTTTACTTAGTAATTGGCCATTTTCAGAGAATATATATACATCTCCATCAATTGTTAATTTTCCAGTTACCATTTCACCACCAGAATTAAGATAATAAATATTGCCTTTATCTTCTAACCAACCAATATCCATTGAGCCATTATTAGATAAGTAATACCATTTTTCATTTTTATCTTTTAACCATCCAGTAAGCATAACACCACTATTTGAAAGATAATACCATTTATTATCTTCATCTTTAAGCCAACTTATATCCATTGCTCCACTTCTAGATAAGTGATACCATTTATTATCATTATCCTTAAACCATCCAATTTGCATTGTTCCACTACTTGCTAAGTAATACCACTTCTCATCATTATCTTTTAACCATCCTGTATTCATAAGACCATTCATATTGAAATAATACCAAGAATTATCGATATTTTTCCATCCAGTTGTTTTAGTCTCATTTTCAATCCAACTCCACCTGTTTTGTGAATCTTTTTGCCATGCAGCATATGCTGTTATTGAATTTAAACTTAGTAACATAGTAATTGTTAACGATGTTAGTATTATCTTCGTTAGATATCTTTTTTTCACCTATTTTTTCTCCCCTTAAGTCAATTATTAATGTCTTTTGTCATTTGAATTATAGTATCACTATTTTAATAATTTAATATGTTAAGCATAATTATATCATATGTAATAACAAATTTTGAGTTACTTTCCATAATATTTTAATTATTTTTACAATATTAATCAATGGTCTTTTATCTTATTTCCTATTTAACTTGTATATTATTTTTTTAATTTAAATTATGTTTATTAACTTCTAATTTTTCTTAAATTAATATGTTATAATTTTATAAATTAACATAAAAATGTTTTTATTATAATATTTTTCTATAACTCATAATATGTTATACTATAACTTGTTATAAACTGACTTAATTTTTAATTTTTTATAATAGAAAAGCATTATTATTTACTATGTAGATTTATTTGTGTGAAGGAGAGGCTTATATTATGGACAAACTTGTTCAACAAGCAGAAATATTCGCTAAAAAAATAGTACACACTTACTTTATAGAACGAAACTTCGAAAACATTCTTGAAAATATTGATAAGAGCAATATATCTTGGATAGGTACTGGTGCTAAAGATATCTGTACTAACATAGATGATGCTTTAAAACTTTTTAAACTTGAAAAAGAAAGTAGTAATCTTAATTTTCAAATTGAAGAAGAAAAGTATCATAATATATTTATTTCTGATAATGTCGTCTTAGTATTTGGAGAAATAACTTATAAAAGTAATTTGAAAGATAAAACATTAATTAAAGTTCCTACTAGATTGACCCTATTGTGTAAATTAATTAATGATAAATTTAAAATATGCCATATTCATAATTCTGTTGCAGATGCAACACAAAAACATGATGATTTTTTTACTGAAAGTATTGGAAAATATGCCTATAATGTTTTTCAAGAAATTATAGAGGATAAGACTATAAAACTTGAACACATAACAAATAGTATTGATGGCGGAGTTGCTACTATTTCTTGTGATGAATTTCTTTCAATTAATTATGCAAACGATGGATTTTATAAATTAATAGGATATACACGTGAGGAATTCAAAAACTTAATGAATAACCAAGTTATTAAAATTATTAATAATAAAGATTTAACTAAAGTAAGAGAGCAATTATTACTTAATACATCTAACAACGGCATAAAAGCAGAAATTAAATTGAAGAAAAAAAGTGGAGAAATAATTTGGATTTTACTAAGTGGTCATAAATTTATTACAGATAATAATTTGCCAGAATTTCTTTGCATAATTGTAGATATTACAGAATCTAAGCAAATACAGCATGCTTTAGAATTAGAAAGAAAACGTTATAAAATAATTGCTGAACAATCAAATAACATATTATTTGATTATGATATTCCAACTTGTAAAATGGTTTATTCAATGAAATTCACTAACATTACTGGAAAAGACTATAATATACCTAATTTTGTTCATGAAACAATAAATAGTAACTTAATTTACAAAAAAGATTTACCTAAATTCTTGAATTTAATAAAATCACTTTCTTCCGGAAAAGATTTTATTACAACAGATCTTAGAATTAATGGACTTAATAATTCATATGTATGGTTTAAAATACAAGCAACTGTTTTATTTGAAGATAAAACCCCAATTAAAGCAATTGGAAGCATAGTAAATATAGATAAAGAAAAGAGAGAAAATGAAGCTTTAAAATTAAAAGCACGACTTGATCCACTTACTAAAGTTTATAATAAAGTGGTTACTAAATCTCTAATTGAAAACTATATTACTACAATTGCTAAAGAAAAATATCATGCTCTTATGATTATAGATATTGATAATTTTAAGTCTGTAAATGATAATTTGGGTCATATGTTTGGTGATTCAGTTCTTTCTGAAGTTTCATCTAGTATAAAAAAAGTATTTAAAGAATCTGATATTGTGGGACGTATCGGTGGCGATGAATTTATAATTTTTATAAAGAATATTAGTTCATATGAAGTAATATCTCAAAAAGCTAATGATCTTTGCACCGTTTTTAAAAGTATT encodes:
- a CDS encoding FapA family protein; the encoded protein is MEFGAKIVNRKIIIQDEIDNEMCSIENGPITIKVCDKIKVYINKKLCKVNNTYEVTSKDDIECKSISTEEVRAAAVNIARDKMKAFVTVNYAPKIEYGLKDKECVLNLVLTTEVINEKHPEPFNISELKKILRERGVVYGIDEEALKIASESKEKEILVAKGDEPITDIPSEIKPLFTPTKMFFPDFDSKEKIDYKNLFRISNVKAGDKIAEIIPEVLGKDGMNVLGQVVKKDYIRNEPIKTSKGCKIENNDVIALIDGKAHILNRSIGVNTVFSVESVNMETCNITFCGDIEVYNNVDDNMSVNAGGSLDVSHNVNTSNVVTGGEITILGSAISSKILCGQIDMQKKDYYELLSLYKENVLSIINIMKQANSENMKMDFRTTLNLVIDTKFKEFKKLSLDIVSTNIKNKIRYNKLVDLIRDKVLMNGMLDLNSMRQLNNFNNILDDELEYYNKNIIVPLDVKLNYCQDCYIKSTGNIIINGNGEYTSYLNAMKDIIFAKPNSVARGGFLDAQGNISVGVVGSSACVATALKVPKSGRISATIAYPNTKFCFGNSTLILEEKLENITMYYDEHFRSIEISKSAYSRIGKYS
- a CDS encoding CHAP domain-containing protein yields the protein MKKRYLTKIILTSLTITMLLSLNSITAYAAWQKDSQNRWSWIENETKTTGWKNIDNSWYYFNMNGLMNTGWLKDNDEKWYYLASSGTMQIGWFKDNDNKWYHLSRSGAMDISWLKDEDNKWYYLSNSGVMLTGWLKDKNEKWYYLSNNGSMDIGWLEDKGNIYYLNSGGEMVTGKLTIDGDVYIFSENGQLLSKEISNSIESDETSSDEIRKGYVITESSPLNVREEPSASSNILGTVPKKSKVKVIGNEVNGFYKISYNDLTGWSSSEWIKLISDDDEIVNDDNEDLDEGLNVELGEERTAPPASDNKYYYSNNNIFYKVKLSPPFLKDDGSPIVGNCTWYAWGRIWELTGQAPVDAKFLGNGYEWWQSNLNTGKYKTGDKPRVGALAVWKPSLVGSGGFGHVAVIEKIENGKVYISESSWHGSLFKYRELYNTQDLYGYIYLDEPNY